The following coding sequences are from one Amphiprion ocellaris isolate individual 3 ecotype Okinawa chromosome 19, ASM2253959v1, whole genome shotgun sequence window:
- the si:dkey-16l2.16 gene encoding ras-related protein Rab-35 yields the protein MAGKDYNHLFKLLIIGDSNVGKSSLLLRFADNSFSGSYITTIGVDFKIRTVDIDGERVKLQIWDTAGQERFRTITSTYYRNTHGVIIVYDVTNPESFVNVKRWLNEISQNCDNVCKILVGNKNDDPARKQVETQDAMRFGESVGVRVFETSAKENINVEEMFMAFTHMVLRAKKQSQNRAEREREREKDTVNMNAQRDRDRRKRGKKCC from the exons ATGGCCGGAAAAGACTACAATCATCTGTTCAAGCTGCTGATCATCGGAGACTCCA ATGTCGGGAAAAGCAGCCTCCTGCTTCGCTTCGCAGACAATTCATTCTCTG GCAGCTACATCACCACCATCGGCGTCGACTTTAAGATCCGGACGGTCGACATCGACGGCGAACGAGTGAAGCTGCAGATTTGGGACACGGCCGGACAGGAGAGGTTCAGAACCATCACCTCCAC CTACTACAGAAACACCCACGGAGTCATCATCGTTTACGACGTGACGAATCCGGAGTCTTTTGTCAACGTTAAGAGGTGGTTAAATGAAATCTCCCAGAACTGCGACAACGTCTGCAAGATTCTCG TGGGAAATAAAAACGACGACCCCGCCAGGAAACAGGTGGAGACTCAGGACGCCATGCGGTTTGGGGAGTCGGTCGGTGTTCGAGTCTTCGAGACGAGTGCCAAAGAAAACATAAACGTAGAAGAA ATGTTCATGGCCTTCACCCACATGGTTCTTCGGGCCAAGAAGCAGAGTCAGAACCGAGCCGAGAGGGAACGAGAACGTGAGAAGGACACGGTGAACATGAACGCTCAGAGGGACCGAGACCGAAGGAAGAGAGGCAAGAAGTGCTGCTGA